One Jannaschia sp. GRR-S6-38 genomic window carries:
- a CDS encoding ABC transporter ATP-binding protein, which yields MKQNPDHKGPILEIDQLSISFFTRLREIPAVMDFSVSVEPGEAVGLVGESGCGKSTVALGVMQDLGKNGRIVGGSIKFKGRDLGEMSQEELRDIRGNEIAMIYQEPMASLNPAMRIGKQLMEVPQIHDNVSEAEAYELALQVVTDVKLPDPKRMLDSYPHQLSGGQQQRIVIAMALMSKPALLILDEPTTALDVTVEAGIVDLVKDLGKKYGTSMLFISHNLGLVLETCDRVCVMYSGEAVEDGAIAEVFDRMRHPYTQALFRSIPLPGANKNMRPLIAIPGNFPLPHERPPGCNFGPRCDYFEAGRCDQGSIPMRDAGPGHHSRCVKFDEIDWNAPLADVIEASSNPIGDPVLKVQKLKKYYEVSANALFGAGDEKVVKANETLDFEARESETLAIVGESGCGKSTLAKVLMGLETATDGAITMGNQDIQDTPIEKRSTKQIADIQMVFQNPFDTLNPSMTVGRQIIRALEVFDVGDSDAARRERMLQLLDLVKLPREFADRMPRQLSGGQKQRVGIARAFAGDARIVVADEPVSALDVSVQAAVTDLLMEIQREHKTTLLFISHDLSIVRYLADRVMVMYLGHVVELGTTDEVFAPPYHPYTEALLSAVPIADTRVKKKHIVLEGDIPSAMNPPSGCPFQTRCRWKSEVPGNLCETQVPPMKGFNGHQIKCHLSDEKLQGMEPVIEIDTAAE from the coding sequence ATGAAACAGAACCCCGACCACAAGGGTCCGATCCTCGAAATCGACCAGCTGTCGATCAGCTTCTTCACCCGCCTGCGCGAGATCCCGGCCGTGATGGATTTCTCGGTCTCGGTGGAACCCGGCGAGGCCGTGGGCCTCGTGGGCGAGTCGGGCTGCGGCAAGTCCACCGTGGCGCTGGGCGTGATGCAGGATCTCGGCAAGAACGGGCGCATCGTCGGCGGCTCGATCAAGTTCAAGGGCCGCGATCTGGGCGAGATGTCCCAGGAGGAGCTGCGCGACATCCGCGGCAACGAGATCGCGATGATCTACCAGGAGCCGATGGCCTCGCTGAACCCGGCCATGCGGATCGGCAAGCAGCTGATGGAAGTGCCGCAGATCCACGACAACGTCTCCGAGGCGGAGGCTTACGAGCTCGCCCTGCAGGTCGTCACCGACGTGAAGCTGCCCGACCCGAAGCGGATGCTCGACAGCTATCCGCACCAGCTCTCTGGCGGCCAGCAGCAGCGGATCGTGATCGCGATGGCGCTGATGTCGAAGCCCGCGCTCCTGATCCTGGACGAGCCGACCACCGCGCTCGACGTGACCGTGGAGGCGGGCATCGTCGATCTCGTGAAGGATCTCGGCAAGAAATACGGGACCTCGATGCTGTTCATCTCGCACAACCTCGGTCTGGTGCTCGAAACCTGCGACCGTGTCTGCGTGATGTATTCCGGCGAGGCGGTCGAGGACGGCGCCATCGCCGAGGTGTTCGACCGGATGCGCCATCCCTACACCCAGGCGCTGTTCCGCTCGATCCCGCTGCCCGGCGCCAACAAGAACATGCGACCGCTGATCGCCATCCCGGGCAACTTCCCCCTGCCCCACGAACGCCCGCCGGGCTGCAATTTCGGCCCGCGCTGCGACTATTTCGAAGCTGGCCGCTGCGACCAGGGGTCGATCCCGATGCGCGACGCCGGACCCGGGCACCATTCGCGCTGCGTGAAGTTCGACGAGATCGACTGGAACGCCCCGCTCGCGGATGTGATTGAGGCCAGCTCGAACCCGATCGGCGACCCGGTCCTGAAGGTCCAGAAGCTGAAGAAATACTACGAGGTCTCGGCCAACGCGCTGTTCGGCGCGGGCGACGAGAAGGTCGTCAAGGCGAACGAGACCCTCGATTTCGAGGCCCGCGAATCCGAGACGCTGGCCATCGTGGGCGAGTCGGGCTGCGGCAAGTCAACGCTGGCCAAGGTCCTGATGGGGCTCGAGACCGCGACCGACGGCGCCATCACGATGGGCAACCAGGACATCCAGGACACCCCGATCGAGAAGCGCAGCACGAAGCAGATCGCCGACATCCAGATGGTGTTCCAGAACCCGTTCGATACGCTCAATCCCTCGATGACCGTGGGCCGCCAGATCATCCGCGCGCTCGAGGTCTTCGATGTCGGCGACAGCGACGCCGCCCGGCGCGAGCGGATGCTGCAGCTTCTGGACCTCGTGAAGCTGCCGCGCGAATTCGCCGACCGGATGCCGCGCCAGCTCTCCGGCGGCCAGAAACAGCGCGTCGGCATCGCCCGCGCCTTCGCGGGCGACGCCCGGATCGTGGTCGCGGACGAGCCGGTCTCGGCGCTCGACGTCTCGGTCCAGGCCGCGGTGACGGACCTGCTGATGGAGATCCAGCGCGAGCACAAGACGACGCTCCTCTTCATCAGCCACGACCTGTCGATCGTCCGCTACCTCGCGGATCGCGTCATGGTCATGTATCTCGGCCACGTCGTCGAGCTGGGCACCACGGACGAGGTCTTCGCCCCGCCCTACCACCCCTACACCGAGGCGCTGCTCTCGGCCGTGCCGATCGCGGATACGCGGGTGAAGAAGAAGCACATCGTGCTCGAAGGCGATATTCCCTCGGCGATGAACCCGCCGTCGGGCTGCCCCTTCCAGACCCGCTGCCGCTGGAAGTCGGAAGTGCCGGGCAATCTCTGCGAGACGCAGGTGCCCCCGATGAAGGGCTTCAACGGCCACCAGATCAAGTGCCACCTCTCGGACGAGAAGCTGCAGGGCATGGAGCCCGTCATCGAGATCGACACCGCGGCCGAGTAG
- a CDS encoding GIY-YIG nuclease family protein codes for MQLMNALGAEMKKELPFSDESGIIYRFGLWQLLGVPDFGPSIYAFCYNDGVAWQVLYIGKAKRLRARISGHEKLQVARELGATHLAVYPMNALAEVGLDALEERLIKRYQPILNVRDNPSANPIVRALLQRRAK; via the coding sequence ATGCAGCTGATGAATGCCCTTGGGGCTGAAATGAAGAAAGAGCTTCCGTTCAGCGACGAGAGCGGCATCATCTATCGCTTCGGCTTATGGCAGCTACTCGGCGTTCCGGACTTCGGCCCATCAATTTACGCCTTTTGCTACAACGATGGAGTTGCATGGCAGGTCCTTTACATCGGGAAGGCAAAGAGACTTCGCGCGCGCATCTCAGGACATGAGAAGCTCCAGGTGGCGAGGGAACTCGGCGCAACACACCTTGCGGTGTACCCAATGAATGCGCTCGCTGAGGTTGGATTGGACGCTTTGGAAGAGCGACTGATCAAAAGGTACCAGCCGATTCTAAACGTTCGAGATAACCCGAGCGCGAACCCTATTGTGCGAGCGCTTCTTCAGCGTCGCGCCAAATGA